A genomic window from Arthrobacter sp. FW305-BF8 includes:
- a CDS encoding glycoside hydrolase family 15 protein, giving the protein MTRPIEEYGFISDLRTGALISRTGSVDWLCLPRFDSESVFGALVGTENHGRWLLAPSGGEERTEGSAEVARRYRRSTFILETRWRTGSGEVLVTEFMPIGVSGTTLVRRIQGLEGCVLMRQELQLRFGYGKILPWVHRIYDDDGEALLAVAGPQAVVLRAEVLPHAASDYSHVGTFTVEAGQTIDLQLRAFSSHEVPPAAVDVDLALQTTGTYWKRWSSNYVSQGNYDEQVQRSLLVLRALTHERTGGIVAAPTTSLPEQFGGQRNWDYRYCWLRDAALTLEAMMTHGFQQEALCWRNWLLRAVAGDPRDLQIMYGIGGERELPERVLGHLPGYEGSGPVRIGNRAVYQYQGDVVGEVMAALAKLRERGVHEDHFSWPLQRNMLWFVENNISRMDHGIWEMRGEQRFFTHSRVMMWAAMDCGVKAVEEHGLEGPATRWSELREQLRAEIMEQGFNTDINSFTQTYGDTEVDASLLVLPQVGFLAYDDERMLGTVSRLEHDLLDGSGLLVRYRTEACPDGLAPGEYPFLACSFWLVEQYARSGRVPEAKRLMDRLIGCSSDLGLLSEEYDTTGSRMAGNYPQAFSHLTLIRAADALNGATMGADAKGAGESHASAGPSGLPS; this is encoded by the coding sequence GAGGAGCGGACCGAAGGGTCCGCGGAAGTAGCGCGGCGGTACAGGCGCTCCACGTTTATTTTAGAAACTCGGTGGAGAACCGGCAGCGGTGAAGTGTTGGTGACAGAGTTCATGCCGATCGGGGTAAGCGGCACTACCTTGGTTCGCAGAATTCAAGGGCTTGAAGGTTGCGTTCTGATGCGCCAGGAACTGCAACTGCGCTTTGGGTACGGAAAGATTCTGCCCTGGGTCCATCGAATATACGACGACGACGGAGAGGCGCTGCTGGCTGTCGCCGGGCCCCAGGCTGTCGTGCTGCGGGCGGAAGTTCTCCCCCACGCCGCCTCCGATTATTCGCATGTAGGGACTTTCACTGTGGAAGCTGGCCAGACCATCGATCTGCAGCTGCGTGCTTTCTCCTCCCACGAGGTTCCGCCGGCGGCAGTCGACGTAGACCTGGCGCTGCAGACGACCGGCACCTACTGGAAAAGATGGTCCAGCAACTACGTCTCGCAAGGTAACTATGACGAGCAAGTACAACGCTCGCTGCTCGTCCTGCGCGCGCTGACGCACGAAAGGACCGGGGGCATTGTGGCTGCGCCCACCACATCGCTGCCTGAACAGTTCGGCGGCCAACGCAACTGGGACTACCGCTATTGCTGGCTACGTGATGCCGCGTTGACCTTGGAAGCCATGATGACCCATGGCTTCCAACAGGAGGCACTGTGCTGGAGAAACTGGCTACTGCGAGCAGTGGCCGGGGACCCGCGCGATCTGCAAATCATGTATGGCATAGGCGGCGAGCGGGAGCTGCCGGAGCGGGTCCTAGGTCACCTGCCGGGTTACGAGGGATCCGGCCCAGTGCGGATCGGCAATCGGGCGGTCTACCAATACCAAGGCGACGTTGTTGGTGAAGTCATGGCGGCCCTGGCGAAACTCCGCGAGCGTGGCGTTCACGAGGATCATTTCTCCTGGCCGCTCCAGAGAAACATGCTTTGGTTCGTCGAAAACAATATCAGCCGTATGGACCACGGCATCTGGGAAATGCGCGGCGAGCAGCGGTTCTTCACTCATTCCCGTGTCATGATGTGGGCCGCAATGGATTGTGGGGTCAAGGCAGTAGAGGAGCACGGGCTTGAAGGCCCGGCCACGCGGTGGTCGGAACTCCGGGAGCAGCTCCGCGCAGAAATCATGGAACAGGGTTTCAACACTGACATAAACTCCTTCACGCAGACCTATGGGGACACCGAAGTGGACGCATCCCTCTTGGTTCTGCCGCAGGTAGGCTTTCTGGCCTACGACGACGAAAGAATGCTCGGCACGGTGTCCCGTTTGGAACACGACCTGCTTGACGGGAGCGGCCTGCTGGTTCGCTATCGAACGGAAGCCTGCCCCGATGGGCTTGCACCAGGGGAATACCCGTTCCTTGCCTGCTCCTTCTGGCTCGTTGAGCAGTACGCCCGGTCGGGCCGGGTACCGGAGGCAAAGAGGCTTATGGACAGGCTCATCGGTTGCAGCAGTGACTTGGGACTGCTAAGCGAGGAATACGATACGACCGGCAGCCGAATGGCAGGAAATTATCCGCAGGCATTCTCGCACCTAACCCTGATCAGGGCTGCCGACGCTCTGAACGGGGCCACTATGGGGGCCGATGCGAAAGGGGCCGGGGAATCACATGCGAGCGCAGGGCCTTCGGGTCTTCCGTCCTAG
- a CDS encoding FHA domain-containing protein, with product MLHIHMDGHDWRFPPSHEIEIGRGQHADVRLNDERVSHGHVRIWHSTDGWWVADQTSRNGTWIVGAEEALDRPVPLHPEGLRLRLGALDGPELLLTAEPLHEPGRQRVLSVGRSRSCDIVVRDPLVSRRHATIAMSEQAVLRDEGSFNGTFLNGDRVDGEATLRVGDQIGVGSTTLVWNGVQIASPSPHRPMFSVRHLEVTTRAGDPLLDDVSMSVAAGTLVAVIGPSVQAKSALLGAVTGLQQASRGHVTWNGRDLYAEYAHMRFLVGLVPQEDILHRQLTVRRALHFAAQLRLPPDTSASELEERVSHVLAEVDLTQHMNQRIDSLSWGQRKRTAIALEMLTAPQLLFLDQPTTGLDPGLDKQVIGSLRALADASRVVLVVTQSVPVLDVCDRVLVLAPSGRVAFFGPPAEVLPFFGVDNYAEALAALEDQTWAGRNTLAPARDTYLARTTSAAVALPAGDLPPPPRAARGRQLWTLIRRNAAVVAADRLTVIFLIGMPVVLGLMALAIPGQAGLSVNGAINDLKQIQQRLIVLVVGAALMGAALGVRELVAERPIYRRELAAGLSPGAYLLSKVLVLGVLVACQCAVFTMLVLLGHPGPDDALVLGSGHIEVAVAVAAVGITMTVAGLVVSASATSTAQTMPALLAMVTAQLVLCGGLFALSGRVGLEQVSWLLPARFGYAATAATTGLQKPPAAEADQLYDPTAQQWLIDIAFLSLQALAFIALAAWALQRSATRNAWK from the coding sequence TTGCTCCACATCCACATGGACGGGCACGACTGGCGCTTTCCGCCTTCACACGAAATTGAAATAGGTAGGGGCCAGCACGCCGATGTGCGCCTCAATGACGAGCGCGTCAGCCACGGGCATGTTCGCATATGGCACAGCACAGACGGTTGGTGGGTGGCCGACCAGACCAGCCGAAACGGCACCTGGATTGTCGGCGCAGAGGAGGCCCTCGACCGGCCCGTACCGCTTCATCCCGAGGGCCTACGCTTGCGCCTTGGCGCGCTGGACGGACCTGAACTGCTTCTCACCGCAGAACCGCTGCACGAGCCAGGAAGGCAGCGTGTCCTAAGCGTCGGGCGCTCGCGATCTTGTGACATCGTCGTACGCGACCCGCTGGTGTCTCGACGACATGCCACGATAGCGATGAGCGAACAAGCAGTTCTACGCGATGAAGGCAGCTTCAACGGGACTTTCCTAAACGGGGACCGTGTCGACGGCGAAGCGACACTTCGGGTTGGTGACCAAATCGGTGTGGGTTCCACCACACTGGTCTGGAATGGCGTGCAGATTGCGAGCCCTTCGCCTCATCGTCCAATGTTCAGTGTCCGCCATCTGGAAGTCACCACCAGAGCAGGCGACCCTCTACTCGACGACGTGTCAATGAGTGTGGCCGCGGGCACACTGGTCGCCGTTATCGGCCCCTCCGTCCAAGCAAAATCAGCACTTCTGGGCGCCGTGACAGGACTGCAACAGGCATCCCGGGGACACGTAACATGGAACGGTCGAGATCTCTATGCGGAGTACGCACACATGCGCTTTCTCGTGGGACTGGTGCCGCAGGAGGACATCCTTCACCGTCAGCTCACGGTTCGGCGCGCCCTGCATTTCGCAGCTCAACTGCGCCTACCGCCCGACACGAGCGCCTCAGAGTTGGAGGAGCGGGTTAGCCACGTCCTTGCGGAGGTGGACCTAACACAGCACATGAATCAGCGGATCGACTCCCTATCCTGGGGTCAGCGCAAGCGGACGGCAATCGCTTTGGAGATGCTCACCGCCCCCCAGCTCCTGTTCCTAGACCAACCCACCACCGGACTAGATCCCGGACTGGACAAGCAAGTCATCGGCAGCCTCCGTGCACTCGCTGACGCCAGCCGAGTCGTGCTGGTGGTGACCCAAAGCGTCCCAGTCTTGGACGTGTGCGACCGTGTCCTGGTCCTTGCCCCGAGCGGACGGGTAGCATTTTTCGGGCCACCCGCTGAAGTGCTCCCGTTCTTCGGCGTGGACAACTACGCCGAAGCCTTGGCGGCGTTGGAGGACCAGACGTGGGCAGGCCGTAATACGCTAGCACCTGCCCGGGACACTTACTTGGCGCGTACCACGTCCGCAGCGGTTGCGCTTCCTGCGGGCGACTTGCCCCCGCCGCCACGTGCCGCTCGTGGACGCCAGCTATGGACACTGATCCGCCGCAACGCGGCGGTCGTTGCGGCTGACCGGCTTACCGTCATTTTCCTCATCGGCATGCCAGTGGTGCTGGGGCTGATGGCACTTGCTATTCCGGGCCAGGCAGGACTCTCCGTCAACGGGGCCATTAACGATCTTAAACAGATTCAACAGCGCCTGATCGTACTCGTCGTCGGGGCCGCTCTCATGGGTGCGGCGCTAGGAGTACGGGAGTTGGTGGCAGAACGGCCCATCTACCGGCGGGAGCTGGCGGCCGGCCTGTCTCCTGGCGCATATCTGCTCAGCAAGGTCTTGGTTCTCGGAGTGCTGGTCGCCTGCCAATGCGCGGTCTTCACCATGCTGGTGCTTCTTGGACACCCAGGTCCCGACGACGCCCTCGTGTTGGGTAGCGGACACATCGAAGTTGCGGTGGCGGTGGCGGCTGTCGGCATCACCATGACGGTAGCCGGCCTTGTCGTCTCAGCCTCGGCCACATCGACGGCGCAGACCATGCCAGCACTCCTCGCCATGGTCACGGCGCAGCTTGTTCTGTGTGGTGGGCTGTTTGCACTATCCGGACGCGTCGGCTTGGAACAAGTGTCGTGGCTGCTGCCTGCGCGCTTTGGGTACGCCGCCACAGCCGCGACCACAGGCCTCCAGAAACCGCCCGCAGCCGAAGCAGACCAGCTGTACGACCCAACGGCCCAGCAGTGGCTCATCGACATTGCCTTTCTGAGCCTCCAGGCCTTGGCATTCATCGCATTGGCGGCCTGGGCACTGCAACGATCAGCAACCCGGAATGCATGGAAATAA
- a CDS encoding zinc ribbon domain-containing protein, with translation MGTVIFNRETVVRLGILHSLVSLLKVLLAFVVAAGVTGASSPAPSPTATLQSGMEGSKAALVRIELVAVAEIAHIDASTGVAMISQGRSVVPLKSATGILLSADGVVATTWESLTVDEDAVAVYSANELFANVIHVPIVGNNGNPAIRGSTPDPHWGPHLQHCYKKVSHCILFRVPQYHVHTYTSKPGDVIAELLNKPSKPNDVALIRISGGGAAPTAALATTAAAKIGGVLLGFTKRPLAAVSPAEFPATVDMAGNRIGFATDLAGPLRDGVAGGPVVDRSTGQVLGLAGSRQPDGKATLVPAAAIKAALAKAGIQVSPSRFDAVFRRGIDHLAAGNQGGSAESALQESLTYFDSALARNRLAEARAQGATRAPAGQAQTSEDAASAASLPGPLLAVLAGAVILAVIGVSVVLMRRRAAVATAPGADSSPPVASGAPAPKPLRAGPMAPSHSRASVERTELTKVGDTDERAGPGKYHSGRTDAGEHFRPPQSPAAMQFATPPASNSGHNANDGARPGAGGTRYAGPLAPRAVSEVSAFCFRCGRQLQPEWQFCVGCGQRIG, from the coding sequence ATGGGAACTGTGATCTTCAACAGAGAAACCGTGGTGAGACTCGGCATTCTGCATTCCTTGGTCTCGCTGCTCAAGGTCCTGCTTGCGTTCGTCGTCGCGGCCGGCGTGACGGGGGCCAGTAGTCCCGCCCCTTCGCCAACCGCCACCCTCCAAAGCGGCATGGAGGGATCAAAGGCAGCCCTCGTACGAATAGAACTAGTGGCAGTGGCGGAGATCGCGCACATCGACGCTTCCACTGGGGTAGCGATGATTTCCCAGGGTCGGTCCGTCGTGCCGCTGAAGTCCGCCACCGGGATACTGCTTTCTGCTGACGGGGTCGTGGCCACCACTTGGGAGAGCCTCACGGTCGACGAGGATGCTGTCGCTGTCTACTCCGCGAACGAGTTGTTTGCCAACGTGATTCACGTACCCATTGTCGGCAACAATGGGAACCCAGCGATTCGGGGCTCCACGCCCGACCCCCACTGGGGGCCGCACCTTCAACACTGCTACAAGAAGGTGAGTCACTGCATCCTCTTCCGGGTGCCCCAGTACCACGTGCACACCTACACGTCCAAGCCAGGAGACGTCATTGCCGAGTTGCTTAACAAGCCGTCCAAGCCAAACGACGTCGCGCTTATTCGAATAAGCGGAGGTGGTGCGGCACCAACCGCCGCGCTGGCTACAACCGCCGCGGCCAAAATCGGCGGCGTCCTGCTGGGCTTCACAAAGCGTCCCTTAGCGGCGGTTTCTCCGGCTGAGTTTCCAGCTACGGTTGACATGGCCGGCAACCGCATAGGGTTCGCGACGGATCTCGCCGGGCCACTGAGGGACGGCGTGGCCGGCGGTCCGGTAGTCGATCGGTCGACAGGACAGGTTCTCGGTCTGGCGGGTTCGCGCCAACCTGATGGAAAGGCCACGCTCGTGCCGGCCGCGGCCATCAAGGCCGCGTTAGCGAAGGCGGGAATCCAGGTGTCTCCTTCGCGGTTTGACGCCGTTTTCCGTAGGGGCATCGACCATCTCGCGGCAGGCAACCAGGGCGGGTCAGCAGAAAGTGCGCTTCAGGAGTCCTTGACGTATTTCGACTCCGCCTTGGCAAGGAACCGCCTCGCCGAGGCCCGTGCGCAAGGTGCCACGCGCGCTCCGGCGGGCCAGGCACAGACTTCAGAGGACGCCGCCTCGGCGGCGTCGTTGCCCGGGCCGCTTCTAGCCGTCCTCGCGGGCGCCGTGATTCTGGCAGTCATCGGGGTAAGCGTGGTCCTAATGCGGCGGAGGGCTGCTGTCGCCACTGCCCCCGGCGCCGATAGTAGCCCTCCCGTGGCCTCGGGCGCTCCAGCCCCGAAGCCATTGAGGGCTGGGCCCATGGCTCCGAGCCATTCCCGAGCGAGCGTCGAGCGGACCGAGCTTACCAAAGTCGGGGACACCGATGAGCGGGCCGGGCCGGGTAAATACCACTCGGGTCGAACTGACGCGGGAGAGCATTTCAGGCCACCGCAGTCGCCGGCGGCCATGCAATTCGCAACACCACCAGCCTCGAACTCGGGTCATAACGCCAACGACGGCGCACGTCCGGGCGCGGGCGGAACGCGCTATGCAGGGCCGCTTGCACCCCGTGCCGTGAGCGAGGTATCGGCGTTCTGCTTCAGGTGCGGCCGGCAGCTTCAGCCGGAATGGCAATTCTGCGTCGGTTGTGGCCAACGGATCGGATGA
- a CDS encoding toll/interleukin-1 receptor domain-containing protein: MSRIFLSHSSRDTAQAIALKRWLVEQDAGLTDEIFLDLDPVTGIQPGERWKEALRRSNARCEAVICLLSRHWEASAECRTEFRTAESLNKLILCARLEPSTQPGVTGEWQRCDLFGDGPSTQIPVDGADRFVTFETEGLQRLRRGLQKAGIGAEHFVWPPTNDLNRAPYRGWQPLEETDAAVFFGRDGQIIRALDELRGMRSSGIESLFMILGPSGAGKSSFLRAGLLPRLKRDDRHFVVSEIMRPERNALTGEQGFAHSIHALRRSVGLNQPSLAEIKDACLAKDAERLRDWLAEARKTAAFHLPTETGETPQPTLVLPLDQAEELFNVDAGPQAPRFLELLGLLLGGDGGPGPALFVAATIRADRYEMMQTAPALANVGARVFNELRPMPVAQFKEVILGPAARATAAGRPLRVQPDLVDRLLAESAEGADTLPLLSLTLARLYADFEGAGELTLNGYEAIGGMNSVVQTEIDAVLAREPMERQAQLEQLHRAFIPWLATINPDNDQPMRRVARLTDLPAQARPLIDLLVARRLLVKDIRGGDAVVEVALESLLRQWKELAGWLANERQDLKEADNIERAAAAWETSRRGNAWLLEGVRLTGAEVLASKPGFRHRLKTARDFLIASRRRENERIVAAKRAELQAAREKQEAAEMQASVLRKSARMLKAVLIAVILIAAVSVTGFVRATIAAGEASARTCGASPILLPAETPGMPQILAPRALTERVVNQLPAYQGSLNSAAFHLDGWRLVSNRAERTVWFRDVGAGVPREISH, from the coding sequence ATGTCACGCATCTTCCTGAGCCATTCGAGCCGGGACACTGCTCAGGCCATCGCGCTGAAGCGGTGGCTGGTCGAGCAGGACGCTGGCCTAACGGACGAGATATTTCTCGATCTGGATCCGGTAACCGGTATCCAGCCCGGCGAGCGTTGGAAGGAAGCCCTTCGACGCTCCAATGCGCGGTGCGAGGCCGTGATTTGCCTGCTGTCCCGGCACTGGGAGGCATCAGCCGAATGTAGGACCGAGTTCAGGACGGCCGAGTCCCTGAACAAACTGATCCTGTGCGCCAGGCTCGAGCCTTCGACGCAACCGGGTGTTACTGGAGAATGGCAGCGCTGTGATCTTTTCGGAGACGGCCCCAGCACACAAATTCCGGTGGACGGCGCCGACCGATTTGTCACATTCGAGACGGAGGGTTTGCAGCGGCTGCGCCGAGGGCTTCAGAAGGCGGGCATCGGAGCGGAACACTTTGTGTGGCCACCAACAAATGATCTCAACCGTGCGCCTTACCGGGGTTGGCAGCCGCTGGAGGAAACGGACGCTGCAGTGTTCTTTGGCCGCGACGGGCAGATTATCAGGGCTTTAGATGAGCTGCGGGGGATGCGCAGTTCCGGTATAGAGTCGCTGTTCATGATTCTGGGTCCTTCGGGCGCCGGTAAGTCGTCGTTCCTGCGGGCCGGTTTGCTGCCCCGCCTGAAACGGGACGACCGGCACTTTGTGGTGTCGGAGATCATGCGCCCCGAGCGCAACGCGCTGACGGGGGAGCAGGGTTTCGCCCACTCGATTCATGCGTTGCGACGCAGTGTGGGATTGAATCAGCCTTCACTGGCCGAAATCAAGGATGCCTGCCTTGCAAAAGACGCAGAACGGCTCCGGGACTGGCTGGCGGAGGCGAGAAAGACAGCAGCCTTCCACCTGCCTACGGAGACAGGCGAAACACCCCAGCCCACCCTGGTGTTGCCCTTGGATCAGGCCGAGGAGCTTTTCAACGTGGACGCCGGACCCCAGGCCCCCCGGTTTCTGGAACTCCTGGGACTGTTACTTGGCGGTGACGGAGGCCCCGGGCCCGCATTGTTTGTTGCTGCCACCATCCGGGCGGATCGGTACGAGATGATGCAAACTGCGCCGGCACTGGCGAATGTCGGCGCCCGAGTTTTCAATGAACTCAGGCCGATGCCTGTGGCCCAGTTCAAGGAGGTCATCCTGGGACCAGCCGCACGGGCTACGGCGGCCGGCCGGCCCCTGAGGGTACAGCCCGATTTAGTCGACCGGCTTCTTGCTGAGTCAGCGGAGGGTGCGGACACCCTGCCATTACTCTCGCTAACCCTCGCCCGACTGTATGCCGACTTCGAAGGGGCAGGGGAACTGACCTTGAACGGATATGAGGCCATTGGCGGCATGAACAGTGTCGTGCAGACAGAAATAGACGCAGTGCTTGCGCGGGAACCCATGGAGCGTCAGGCCCAGCTCGAGCAACTGCACAGGGCATTTATTCCTTGGCTGGCGACCATCAACCCGGACAATGATCAGCCCATGCGCCGCGTCGCGCGGCTGACGGACCTTCCGGCGCAGGCCCGGCCGCTGATTGATCTGTTGGTGGCCAGACGCCTGCTGGTCAAAGACATCCGTGGTGGCGATGCCGTCGTTGAGGTGGCTCTCGAAAGCTTGCTGCGCCAGTGGAAGGAACTGGCCGGCTGGCTGGCCAACGAACGGCAGGACCTCAAGGAGGCGGACAATATTGAACGCGCCGCTGCGGCATGGGAAACCAGCCGCCGCGGAAACGCCTGGTTGCTGGAGGGGGTCAGGCTGACTGGTGCAGAGGTGCTGGCCTCGAAGCCTGGGTTCCGCCACCGCCTGAAGACTGCCCGGGATTTCCTTATCGCCTCCAGAAGGCGGGAGAACGAACGAATAGTCGCGGCGAAACGGGCCGAGCTTCAGGCCGCTCGAGAGAAGCAGGAAGCCGCAGAGATGCAGGCATCGGTACTGCGGAAAAGCGCCCGCATGCTGAAAGCGGTCCTCATTGCTGTGATTCTGATAGCGGCAGTTTCCGTCACCGGCTTCGTGCGTGCCACTATCGCAGCAGGAGAGGCCTCGGCGCGCACCTGCGGGGCAAGCCCGATACTGCTGCCAGCTGAGACACCCGGGATGCCACAGATCCTGGCCCCGCGAGCTTTGACGGAACGCGTGGTGAACCAGTTACCGGCGTATCAGGGTTCACTGAACAGCGCCGCCTTCCACCTGGACGGCTGGCGGCTCGTCTCCAATCGCGCCGAGCGAACGGTCTGGTTTCGGGACGTGGGAGCCGGGGTCCCTCGGGAAATCAGCCACTAG
- a CDS encoding serine/threonine-protein kinase, translating to MGLKPNYLDPGMELAGYRIESMIARGGMGVVYRAFDVQLNRPVALKLLAPELAANDKFRQRFVRESRLAASVDHPNILPIYGAGESSGLLYIAMRYVHGTDLKEELDTRGALPLAEVMRVLADTASALDAAHDAGLVHRDIKPGNILLSDDQVYGHRHVYLTDFGLTKRASSATGVTTAGHFLGTLDYVAPEQIRGDDVDGRADVYALACVGYALLAGHPPFDYDDDSAQLWAHMTEEPPLLCAERPEVPTVIGLAIQAGMAKDREERPASCGALIDAMDTLRSLPTWEPVAANSVPASSPEVQHAATARPTKAPSARHRGQVQRRLLVRSARRVSPWILGSLVAALVLILAAVLVLPQGPSADERVTFSTKGVPYTLQVPKSWTSRSGAEGDSTVSVLSPADVTALFADEPDGPATAARTATQDPASVVGLTIYHQASVLSAQSPSARVSTAEALLPGTDARLVDRGTATIGEVKGQVMEGTLPLSSSVILQVRVCVLETDSSQLLVFFAPSSLFEKNTGVFDKVAGSLRRTK from the coding sequence ATGGGTTTGAAGCCCAACTACCTCGATCCAGGAATGGAACTGGCCGGCTACCGGATTGAGTCGATGATCGCCCGTGGTGGCATGGGTGTTGTGTACAGAGCGTTCGATGTCCAACTCAACCGCCCCGTTGCCCTAAAGCTGCTGGCACCAGAACTTGCGGCGAACGACAAGTTCAGGCAACGCTTCGTCCGCGAATCCCGGCTGGCAGCGTCCGTCGACCACCCGAACATTCTTCCTATATACGGGGCGGGGGAATCATCCGGCTTGTTGTACATTGCCATGCGCTACGTCCACGGTACGGATCTAAAGGAGGAACTGGACACCCGTGGCGCACTTCCACTGGCCGAAGTGATGCGCGTCCTTGCAGACACCGCCTCCGCTTTGGACGCCGCACACGATGCGGGGCTCGTACACCGGGACATCAAACCAGGAAACATACTGCTTTCCGACGATCAGGTGTATGGCCACCGGCATGTCTACCTAACCGATTTTGGCCTAACGAAGCGCGCGTCGTCCGCCACGGGTGTAACCACTGCAGGCCACTTCCTTGGTACGTTGGACTACGTCGCTCCCGAACAGATCCGGGGTGACGACGTTGACGGTAGAGCGGACGTTTACGCGCTGGCCTGCGTTGGATACGCGTTGCTGGCTGGCCACCCTCCGTTTGATTACGACGACGACTCCGCCCAGCTGTGGGCCCACATGACGGAGGAGCCACCGCTACTCTGCGCGGAGCGGCCGGAGGTCCCTACAGTGATCGGACTCGCTATTCAGGCCGGCATGGCAAAAGACCGGGAAGAACGGCCCGCCTCGTGCGGCGCCCTCATCGACGCTATGGATACCCTTCGAAGTCTGCCAACATGGGAGCCCGTCGCCGCGAACAGCGTCCCCGCCAGCTCACCGGAAGTACAGCACGCCGCCACGGCACGGCCCACTAAAGCACCATCCGCACGCCATCGAGGGCAGGTCCAGAGGCGGCTACTCGTCCGGTCCGCAAGGCGGGTGAGCCCTTGGATACTTGGCTCGCTGGTGGCCGCGCTCGTCCTGATCTTGGCAGCCGTGCTGGTTCTCCCGCAGGGGCCCTCCGCGGACGAGCGAGTGACCTTCAGCACCAAGGGAGTCCCCTACACGCTCCAAGTCCCCAAAAGCTGGACATCGCGCAGCGGAGCGGAGGGTGACAGTACGGTCAGCGTGCTGTCTCCTGCAGACGTCACGGCGCTATTCGCTGACGAGCCAGACGGCCCTGCAACCGCTGCCCGAACCGCAACCCAGGACCCGGCCAGTGTCGTGGGGCTTACCATCTACCACCAGGCCTCAGTGCTAAGCGCGCAGTCTCCGTCCGCCCGGGTCAGTACCGCCGAAGCACTTCTGCCCGGCACGGACGCCCGGTTGGTTGATCGTGGGACCGCAACCATCGGGGAGGTCAAGGGTCAGGTCATGGAAGGGACACTTCCCCTGTCGTCGTCAGTGATCCTGCAGGTGCGTGTCTGTGTCTTGGAGACGGATAGCAGCCAACTCCTCGTGTTCTTCGCGCCGTCTTCGCTCTTCGAGAAGAACACGGGGGTTTTCGATAAGGTCGCTGGTTCCCTGCGTCGGACAAAATGA